In a genomic window of Chryseobacterium sp. G0162:
- a CDS encoding phosphatase PAP2 family protein: MLEDIKQIDTNILLWLNGSHNEFWDEVMWFASDKYTWLLFYVALIILLIWKYKKDAILMILLIVLLITMSDQLASGIFKPLFERLRPSHNPALEGELHIVNNYRGGKFGFISSHAANVFALVFYLTILTKQNLKWLPIILIPWAIFVSLSRVYLGVHYPADILVPAILSMLIAGMVAHLYKIYNPKFIKLFNHDVSKNN; this comes from the coding sequence ATGCTTGAGGATATCAAACAAATAGATACAAATATTCTATTATGGCTAAATGGAAGCCACAACGAATTTTGGGACGAAGTAATGTGGTTTGCCAGCGACAAATACACTTGGCTTCTTTTTTATGTTGCACTGATAATTTTGCTTATCTGGAAGTATAAAAAGGATGCCATCCTAATGATTTTATTAATCGTATTGCTCATCACAATGAGTGATCAGTTGGCTTCCGGCATATTTAAACCACTATTTGAAAGGCTGCGTCCAAGTCATAATCCAGCATTAGAAGGTGAGCTACATATAGTAAACAATTATCGTGGCGGCAAGTTCGGTTTTATTTCTTCTCATGCTGCCAATGTCTTTGCTTTGGTATTTTATTTAACCATATTAACTAAACAAAATCTGAAATGGCTCCCAATTATTCTCATCCCATGGGCAATTTTTGTCAGTTTGAGCAGGGTTTATTTAGGCGTACACTATCCCGCTGATATTTTAGTTCCAGCTATTTTAAGTATGCTTATTGCAGGGATGGTAGCCCATTTATATAAAATATACAATCCAAAATTCATAAAACTATTTAATCATGATGTTTCAAAAAATAACTAA